Proteins found in one Streptomyces sp. NBC_00461 genomic segment:
- a CDS encoding NtaA/DmoA family FMN-dependent monooxygenase (This protein belongs to a clade of FMN-dependent monooxygenases, within a broader family of flavin-dependent oxidoreductases, the luciferase-like monooxygenase (LMM) family, some of whose members use coenzyme F420 rather than FMN.) has protein sequence MTVRRPSRRRIHLAAHFPGVNNTTVWADPRSKSQIDFSSFEYLARTAERGLFDFFFLAEGLRLREHKGRIHDLDVVGRPESLTVLNALAGVTEHLGLAATVNATFNEPYELARRLATLDHLSGGRAAWNVVTSSDAFTGENFRRGGFLDRADRYTRAAEFVQVTRKLWDSWTADGIPRPFAHRGRHFDIAGEFTVPRSPQGHPVVIQAGDSDEGREFAAATADVVFTRHGSLEAGRAFYADVKRRLEKYGRGPDDLKIMPGVTFVLGDTAAQAQEKAYRIRRQQVSPQNAILALEQIWGVDLSSYDPDGPLPEIDPVAEPGISQGRTRRGDSVVIAEKWRALSKEKGLSIRQTVIEASGRQSFVGTAEAVAAELDEFVQRDAADGFILQPLITPGGLDEFVDKVVPLLQERGAFRTEYQGATLRSHLGLPDPVRKG, from the coding sequence ATGACCGTACGACGGCCTTCGCGGAGACGGATCCATCTCGCCGCGCACTTCCCCGGCGTCAACAACACCACCGTATGGGCCGATCCGCGCTCGAAGTCACAGATCGACTTCTCGTCCTTCGAGTACCTCGCCCGCACCGCCGAACGCGGGCTGTTCGACTTCTTCTTCCTTGCCGAAGGCCTGCGGCTGCGCGAACACAAGGGCCGCATCCACGACTTGGACGTGGTGGGACGCCCCGAGTCGCTCACCGTGCTGAACGCGCTCGCCGGCGTCACCGAACACCTCGGACTCGCCGCCACCGTCAACGCGACCTTCAACGAGCCCTACGAACTCGCCCGCAGACTCGCCACGCTGGACCACCTCAGCGGCGGTCGGGCCGCCTGGAACGTGGTGACCTCCTCCGACGCCTTCACCGGCGAGAACTTCCGGCGCGGCGGCTTCCTCGACCGGGCCGACCGGTACACCCGCGCCGCCGAATTCGTCCAGGTGACACGGAAGTTGTGGGACTCCTGGACCGCCGACGGCATCCCCCGCCCCTTCGCGCACCGCGGGCGGCACTTCGACATCGCGGGCGAGTTCACCGTGCCGCGCTCACCGCAGGGGCACCCCGTCGTCATCCAGGCGGGGGACTCCGACGAGGGGCGGGAGTTCGCCGCCGCCACGGCCGACGTGGTCTTCACCCGGCACGGCTCGCTGGAGGCGGGGCGCGCCTTCTACGCCGACGTCAAGCGCCGCCTGGAGAAGTACGGCCGCGGCCCGGACGATCTGAAGATCATGCCAGGCGTCACCTTCGTCCTCGGCGACACTGCGGCACAGGCGCAGGAGAAGGCCTACCGGATCCGGCGCCAACAGGTCTCCCCGCAGAACGCGATCCTCGCGCTGGAGCAGATCTGGGGGGTCGACCTGTCCTCGTACGACCCGGACGGGCCCCTCCCCGAGATCGACCCGGTGGCCGAGCCGGGGATCAGCCAGGGCCGGACCCGGCGCGGCGACAGCGTCGTGATCGCCGAGAAGTGGCGGGCCCTGTCGAAGGAGAAGGGGTTGTCCATCCGGCAGACCGTGATCGAGGCGAGCGGCCGGCAGTCCTTCGTCGGCACCGCGGAGGCGGTCGCCGCCGAACTCGACGAGTTCGTGCAGCGGGACGCCGCCGACGGGTTCATCCTCCAACCGCTGATCACCCCGGGCGGACTCGACGAGTTCGTCGACAAGGTGGTGCCGCTGCTCCAGGAACGCGGCGCGTTCCGCACGGAATACCAGGGCGCCACCCTGCGCTCACATCTCGGATTGCCCGACCCGGTCCGGAAGGGCTGA
- a CDS encoding DUF5685 family protein produces the protein MFGIVRPCSHRLGERLKSQWMAHLCGLCLALRKDHGQFARVVTNYDGLLISVLTEAQAERAGKWRRTAGPCPLRGMRTASVAQGEGARLAAAVSLVLASAKVRDHVADGDGLLARRPVALAARRVASSWGAAGARTGSEVGFDTAVLVDAVERQLGIEALAGPGTPVLTVTEPTETATAAAFAYTAVLAGRPGNAEPLAEAGRLFGRLAHLLDAVEDKETDAASGAWNPLTATGTSLAEARRLADDALHGIRLALHEVEFEEGKLAHRLLVHELRVSVDRAFGTAACAHGSAPTPAGSYAPPGGPGGPPLPPQPPRRDRRGLLAGCAVWAGLACTCQMCCGEYDDPWSHERKDGLCKDTDCGDCCECCSCCDCDCCDGCDCCDCGCDC, from the coding sequence GTGTTCGGAATCGTCAGGCCCTGTAGCCATCGGCTCGGTGAGCGTCTCAAGTCCCAGTGGATGGCGCACTTGTGCGGGCTGTGTCTCGCGCTGCGCAAGGACCACGGGCAGTTCGCGCGGGTCGTCACCAACTACGACGGACTGCTCATATCGGTTCTGACGGAGGCTCAGGCGGAACGGGCCGGGAAATGGCGGCGTACGGCCGGGCCCTGTCCGTTGCGCGGGATGCGTACCGCGTCCGTCGCACAGGGAGAAGGAGCGCGGCTCGCGGCCGCCGTCTCGCTGGTGCTCGCCTCGGCCAAGGTCAGGGACCATGTCGCCGACGGGGACGGGCTGCTGGCGCGCAGGCCGGTCGCGCTCGCCGCACGCCGGGTGGCGTCGAGCTGGGGTGCGGCAGGGGCCCGTACGGGATCCGAGGTCGGGTTCGACACGGCGGTTCTCGTGGACGCCGTGGAGCGGCAGCTCGGCATCGAGGCGCTCGCCGGGCCCGGGACGCCGGTGCTGACGGTCACCGAACCGACGGAGACGGCCACCGCTGCGGCCTTCGCGTACACCGCGGTCCTGGCGGGACGGCCGGGTAACGCCGAGCCGCTCGCCGAGGCCGGGCGGCTGTTCGGTCGGCTCGCGCATCTGCTGGATGCCGTGGAGGACAAGGAAACTGACGCCGCGTCGGGTGCGTGGAACCCGCTCACCGCGACCGGGACCTCGCTCGCCGAGGCCCGGCGGCTCGCCGACGACGCCCTGCACGGGATACGGCTCGCGCTGCACGAGGTGGAGTTCGAGGAGGGCAAGCTGGCGCATCGGCTGCTCGTGCACGAGCTGCGCGTCTCCGTCGACCGGGCCTTCGGAACGGCGGCCTGTGCGCACGGGTCGGCCCCGACGCCGGCCGGGTCGTACGCGCCGCCCGGCGGTCCCGGTGGCCCGCCCCTGCCCCCACAGCCGCCTCGGCGCGACAGGCGCGGGCTGCTGGCGGGCTGTGCGGTGTGGGCGGGGCTCGCCTGTACGTGCCAGATGTGCTGCGGCGAGTACGACGATCCGTGGAGCCATGAGCGCAAGGACGGGCTCTGCAAGGACACGGACTGCGGCGATTGCTGTGAGTGCTGCAGCTGCTGTGACTGCGACTGCTGTGATGGGTGCGACTGCTGCGACTGCGGGTGTGACTGCTGA
- a CDS encoding ABC transporter substrate-binding protein: MRTPLHARNRLITPFALITAATLLLTACGSGADGTTDAVGAADKSDKVPTTDVVSAVGKDEKSARLLPSGVKGLTVAISVGGTPPGTTYLADGKTLTGQDVDFANAVAKVLGISLKTEQAGFEAILPALDSGKYDFGASNFGVTDERRTTIDFVTYINDGQGFATRKDSKLSKVTDLRQLCGLNVATGAGTTFEATLEENKKVCTDAGKKAYAVQTYGEQGAIWSSLQQGRSDVVMSTINGLRYAVAHQEGVKFLNEYHRLDVGFAFKKNTKLAPAFQSAVNKLIADGTYTKILKKWGTTGSAIEKSRISPPELKN, from the coding sequence ATGCGCACACCCCTGCATGCCCGAAACAGACTCATCACCCCCTTTGCCCTGATCACCGCGGCGACACTGCTTCTCACGGCGTGCGGCTCGGGTGCGGACGGCACCACCGACGCCGTGGGCGCGGCGGACAAGTCCGACAAGGTCCCCACCACCGACGTCGTCTCCGCCGTCGGCAAGGACGAGAAGTCCGCCAGGCTGCTGCCTTCGGGCGTCAAGGGCCTGACGGTCGCCATCAGCGTCGGCGGCACCCCGCCCGGTACCACCTACCTGGCCGACGGCAAGACCCTCACCGGCCAGGACGTCGACTTCGCGAACGCCGTGGCCAAGGTGCTCGGCATCAGCCTCAAGACCGAGCAGGCAGGCTTCGAGGCGATCCTGCCGGCCCTCGACAGCGGCAAGTACGACTTCGGCGCCAGCAACTTCGGCGTCACGGACGAACGCCGCACAACGATCGACTTCGTCACCTACATCAACGACGGCCAGGGCTTCGCCACCCGCAAGGACAGCAAGCTGTCCAAGGTCACGGACCTCAGGCAGCTGTGCGGCCTGAACGTCGCGACCGGCGCGGGCACCACCTTCGAGGCCACGCTGGAGGAGAACAAGAAGGTCTGCACGGACGCCGGCAAAAAGGCCTACGCGGTACAGACCTACGGCGAACAGGGAGCCATCTGGTCCTCACTCCAGCAGGGCCGCAGCGATGTCGTGATGTCCACCATCAATGGCCTGCGTTACGCGGTGGCCCACCAGGAAGGCGTGAAGTTCCTCAACGAATACCACCGCCTCGATGTCGGTTTCGCCTTCAAGAAGAACACGAAACTCGCGCCCGCTTTCCAGTCGGCGGTGAACAAGCTGATAGCGGACGGTACTTACACCAAGATCCTCAAGAAGTGGGGCACTACGGGCTCGGCGATCGAGAAGTCCCGGATCTCCCCGCCGGAACTGAAAAACTGA
- a CDS encoding LLM class flavin-dependent oxidoreductase, whose amino-acid sequence MTSSHGRGLLHLAAALDQEGAYDAGSYVERARLAERGGLDFVTLGDTFARPGPDALAVLSRIAPATARIGLVPTVTTTHTEPFHVQAAVATLDWVSRGRAGWQIDVSTTEGEARLFGRRHAAPVDELWHEAGEVAEVADQLWDSWEDGAEIRDVATGRFIDRDKLHHVDFTGTTFSVKGPSIVPRPPQGHPVRVIDATEGHARRTAARHADVALVRVASAAQAAAVREQLRRTASEFGRNPDSLRVLASLLVDLGDGEHAAEPGHGGGGPRQSAQGPRYRGGPVDLAELIATWHTNRVVDGFHLTPTEPRRDLERLVNGTVALLQHRGLFRTFYPGSTLREHLGLAKPANRYAVTGATSWTGATS is encoded by the coding sequence ATGACCTCATCGCACGGCCGGGGGCTGCTGCACCTGGCCGCCGCCCTCGATCAGGAAGGCGCGTACGACGCCGGTTCCTACGTCGAACGCGCACGGCTCGCCGAGCGCGGCGGACTCGACTTCGTGACGCTGGGCGACACCTTCGCCCGCCCCGGACCCGACGCCCTAGCCGTCCTGTCCCGCATCGCCCCCGCCACGGCCCGCATCGGCCTGGTGCCCACCGTCACGACCACGCACACCGAGCCCTTCCATGTCCAGGCCGCCGTCGCCACCCTCGACTGGGTCAGCCGCGGCCGGGCCGGCTGGCAGATCGACGTGTCCACCACGGAGGGCGAGGCCCGCCTCTTCGGCCGCCGGCACGCGGCGCCCGTCGACGAGCTGTGGCACGAGGCGGGCGAAGTCGCCGAGGTGGCCGACCAGTTGTGGGACAGCTGGGAGGACGGCGCCGAGATACGGGACGTGGCGACCGGCCGGTTCATCGACCGGGACAAGCTGCACCACGTCGACTTCACCGGCACCACCTTCTCGGTGAAGGGCCCCTCCATCGTGCCGCGTCCCCCGCAGGGCCACCCCGTGCGCGTGATCGACGCCACCGAGGGGCACGCCCGGCGCACCGCGGCGCGCCACGCCGACGTGGCCCTCGTACGGGTCGCAAGCGCCGCACAGGCCGCCGCCGTACGGGAGCAACTGCGCCGTACCGCCTCGGAGTTCGGGCGCAACCCCGACAGCCTGCGCGTCCTCGCGAGCCTCCTCGTCGACCTCGGTGACGGTGAGCACGCGGCCGAGCCGGGCCACGGCGGGGGCGGCCCCCGGCAGAGCGCGCAGGGCCCCCGGTACCGGGGCGGCCCCGTGGACCTCGCCGAGCTGATCGCCACCTGGCACACCAACCGCGTCGTCGACGGCTTCCACCTCACGCCCACCGAGCCGCGCCGAGACCTGGAGCGGCTCGTCAACGGGACCGTGGCCCTGCTCCAGCACCGCGGCCTGTTCCGCACGTTCTACCCGGGCAGCACACTTCGGGAGCACCTGGGCCTCGCGAAACCCGCCAACCGGTACGCCGTGACAGGGGCGACGTCATGGACAGGGGCGACGTCATGA
- a CDS encoding FAD/NAD(P)-binding protein has translation MRPSLVIVGAGPRGTGLIERIAANAPELYGGSGLDIHLVDPHQPGAGRIWRAAQSPLLWMNSHAEDITMFTDETVAMEGPVSEGPTLHEWAGIDGRVFADRPLQGSYLRWVHERAVAALPPDVTVHHHPRRALRVSGPREGRQQVWLEGRPRPLPADLVVLALGHLDAELDDEQSALATYSRDHGLLHLPPDFTADSDLSALKAGEPVLVRGFGLAFVDLMVLLTEGRGGRYEGDTYVPSGQEPVLYVGSRRGVPYHSKIGYDWSGERPPLPRFFGPAEVDELLARPQGFDFRRDVWPLVAKELGFAHYHRLFTVHPERTSVAWSVFEEKYAAAADVAEREALVASAVPDPADRLDLDALDHPLDGVRYGSFEEFQEGLRGYVEGDLSRRHDPRYSPDLAVFLALLSVYGQLVRLGGIGPWWHGFFSYVASGPPGPRLRQMLALSRAGVLKFLGAGMTVSGEDGVFRASSATVPDFFVEARTLVEARLPEPTVGRARDALLRELHADGVAETPDGLLRVDPGDGRILDRAGLPHPRRFALGPYTDGRTPGAFTRPRTGGPAFRQNDATARAALRFLSRLSSQAAA, from the coding sequence ATGAGGCCTTCCCTGGTGATCGTCGGGGCCGGTCCGCGGGGGACCGGTCTCATCGAGCGGATCGCCGCCAACGCGCCCGAGCTGTACGGCGGTTCGGGCCTCGACATCCACCTCGTCGACCCCCATCAGCCGGGCGCCGGACGCATCTGGCGCGCCGCGCAGTCACCGCTGCTGTGGATGAACTCCCACGCCGAGGACATCACCATGTTCACCGACGAGACGGTGGCCATGGAGGGCCCGGTGAGCGAGGGCCCCACGCTGCACGAGTGGGCCGGCATCGACGGCCGCGTCTTCGCCGACCGGCCGCTGCAGGGGTCGTATCTGCGCTGGGTGCACGAACGCGCTGTCGCCGCCCTGCCACCGGACGTCACCGTCCACCACCATCCGCGGCGCGCCCTGCGGGTCAGCGGCCCCCGCGAGGGCCGCCAGCAGGTGTGGCTGGAGGGACGGCCGCGCCCGCTCCCCGCCGACCTCGTCGTCCTCGCGCTCGGCCATCTGGACGCCGAACTCGACGACGAACAGAGCGCGTTGGCGACGTATTCCCGAGATCACGGTCTGCTGCACCTCCCGCCCGACTTCACCGCCGACAGCGACCTCTCCGCGCTGAAGGCCGGCGAACCCGTCCTCGTGCGCGGGTTCGGACTCGCCTTCGTCGACCTGATGGTGCTGCTGACCGAGGGGCGGGGCGGACGGTACGAGGGCGACACGTATGTGCCCTCGGGGCAGGAACCGGTGCTGTACGTGGGCTCGCGGCGCGGAGTGCCGTACCACTCGAAGATCGGCTACGACTGGAGCGGCGAACGGCCGCCGCTGCCACGGTTCTTCGGGCCTGCCGAGGTCGACGAGCTGCTCGCGCGGCCCCAGGGGTTCGACTTCCGGCGGGACGTGTGGCCGCTGGTGGCGAAGGAGCTGGGGTTCGCCCACTACCACCGGCTGTTCACCGTGCATCCGGAGCGGACGAGCGTCGCCTGGAGCGTCTTCGAGGAGAAGTACGCGGCCGCGGCCGACGTCGCCGAGCGGGAGGCGCTCGTGGCGTCCGCCGTGCCCGACCCCGCCGACCGGCTCGACCTGGACGCGCTCGACCACCCGCTGGACGGGGTGCGGTACGGCTCGTTCGAGGAGTTCCAGGAGGGACTGCGCGGCTATGTCGAGGGGGATCTGAGCAGACGTCATGATCCGCGGTACAGCCCGGACCTGGCGGTGTTCCTCGCGCTGCTCTCGGTCTACGGCCAGCTGGTCCGGCTCGGCGGCATCGGCCCCTGGTGGCACGGCTTCTTCAGCTATGTGGCCTCCGGGCCGCCCGGGCCGCGACTGCGGCAGATGCTGGCGCTCTCCCGCGCCGGTGTCCTGAAGTTCCTGGGCGCCGGCATGACTGTCAGCGGCGAGGACGGGGTGTTCCGGGCGTCGAGCGCCACCGTGCCGGACTTCTTCGTCGAGGCGAGGACGCTGGTCGAGGCCCGACTGCCCGAGCCCACCGTGGGACGGGCCCGCGACGCCCTGCTGCGCGAACTGCACGCCGACGGCGTCGCCGAGACCCCCGACGGGCTGCTCCGGGTGGACCCCGGCGACGGGCGGATCCTCGACCGGGCGGGCCTGCCGCATCCCCGGCGGTTCGCGCTCGGGCCCTACACCGACGGACGCACGCCCGGAGCCTTCACCCGGCCGCGCACCGGCGGTCCCGCCTTCCGGCAGAACGACGCGACGGCACGGGCCGCGCTGCGGTTCCTGTCCCGGCTGTCCTCCCAGGCGGCCGCATGA
- a CDS encoding amino acid ABC transporter ATP-binding protein — protein MSVMVDIRSVHKNFGSLEVLKGIDLQVRTGEVTVVLGPSGSGKSTLLRTVNHLEKVDHGAISVDGTLIGYRRSGDKLHELPEREVLKQRTRIGFVFQNFHLFPHLTVLDNVIEAPVSALKRPRKEAMAGARRLLERVGLADKADAYPRQLSGGQQQRVAIARALALEPKLLLFDEPTSALDPELVGEVLDVIRDLAGQGTTMIVVTHEIGFAREVADTVVFMDDGRIVEQGTPEDVLDRPQQERTRAFLSKVL, from the coding sequence ATGAGCGTCATGGTCGACATCAGGTCCGTCCACAAGAACTTCGGCTCGCTCGAAGTCCTCAAGGGCATCGACCTTCAGGTGCGCACCGGTGAGGTCACCGTCGTCCTCGGCCCGTCCGGCTCCGGCAAGTCGACGCTGCTGCGCACCGTCAACCATCTGGAGAAGGTGGACCACGGCGCGATCAGCGTGGACGGCACACTGATCGGCTACCGGCGCTCCGGCGACAAGCTGCACGAACTGCCCGAGCGCGAGGTGCTCAAGCAGCGCACGCGGATCGGCTTCGTCTTCCAGAACTTCCATCTGTTCCCGCACCTGACCGTGCTGGACAACGTGATCGAGGCGCCGGTCTCCGCGCTGAAGCGGCCCCGGAAGGAGGCGATGGCCGGCGCGCGCCGGCTGCTGGAGCGGGTCGGCCTCGCGGACAAGGCCGACGCCTATCCCCGGCAGCTCTCCGGTGGCCAGCAGCAGCGCGTCGCCATCGCCCGGGCCCTCGCCCTGGAGCCGAAGCTGCTGCTCTTCGACGAACCGACCTCGGCGCTCGACCCCGAGCTGGTCGGTGAAGTACTCGACGTCATAAGGGACTTGGCCGGACAGGGCACCACGATGATCGTCGTCACGCACGAGATCGGGTTCGCCCGCGAGGTCGCCGACACGGTGGTCTTCATGGACGACGGGCGGATCGTCGAGCAGGGCACGCCGGAGGACGTACTGGACCGGCCACAACAGGAGCGCACGCGGGCGTTCCTCTCCAAGGTTCTCTGA
- a CDS encoding amino acid ABC transporter permease, producing the protein MSSDTLAKVPAVPDLPERAEALRIVPQRRFGQWTAAVVVLALLGLAVNSVLRNKAFQWDVVADYFTSDSVLRGLWLTLWLTAVVMVLGFALGTLLAAFRLSANPVLRSVSWGYVWLFRSIPILVQLLLWFNIGALYPELFGVRTVDLLGPVEVAIVGLTLHEAAYAAEVVRGGILAVDRGQIEAAQALGLSRWRRWRRIVLPQAMRSIVPPAGNMLIGALKGTSIVSVIAVNDLLFSAQLIYHRTYQVIPLLMVATLWYTVVTSVLGLAQYYVEKHYARGSAGAR; encoded by the coding sequence ATGTCTTCCGACACCCTCGCCAAAGTTCCCGCCGTCCCGGACCTGCCGGAGCGCGCGGAGGCCCTGCGGATCGTTCCGCAGCGCCGGTTCGGTCAGTGGACCGCCGCGGTCGTCGTTCTGGCGCTCCTCGGCCTTGCCGTCAACTCCGTCCTGCGCAACAAGGCGTTCCAGTGGGACGTCGTCGCCGACTACTTCACCTCGGACTCCGTCCTGCGCGGGCTGTGGCTCACGCTGTGGCTGACCGCCGTCGTGATGGTGCTCGGGTTTGCCCTCGGCACCCTGCTCGCCGCGTTCCGCCTGTCCGCCAACCCCGTTCTGAGGAGCGTGAGTTGGGGGTACGTGTGGCTGTTCCGGTCGATTCCGATCCTGGTGCAGCTGCTGCTGTGGTTCAACATCGGGGCCCTCTACCCGGAGCTGTTCGGGGTGCGGACGGTCGACCTGCTCGGGCCGGTCGAGGTCGCCATCGTGGGGTTGACCCTGCACGAGGCCGCCTACGCCGCCGAAGTGGTGCGCGGCGGCATCCTGGCCGTCGACCGCGGGCAGATCGAGGCCGCCCAGGCGCTCGGGCTGAGCAGATGGCGGCGCTGGCGGCGGATCGTGCTGCCGCAGGCGATGCGCTCCATCGTGCCGCCCGCCGGGAACATGCTGATCGGCGCCCTCAAGGGCACGTCCATCGTCAGCGTCATCGCGGTCAACGACCTGCTGTTCTCAGCCCAGTTGATCTACCACCGCACCTACCAGGTCATCCCGTTGCTGATGGTGGCCACCCTCTGGTACACCGTCGTCACCTCGGTACTGGGCCTCGCCCAGTACTACGTGGAGAAGCACTACGCCCGCGGTTCGGCAGGCGCGCGATGA
- a CDS encoding GTP-binding protein: MSGRSDRIVPLAVKVVVSGGLGVGKTTFIGAISEIEPLDTEAAITQVSVGVDSLEGVESKTTTTVALDFGRITLDPTIALYLFGTPGQGRFSFMWEELAEGALGTVVLADTRRIEDCFPAVDYFEARGVPFVLAVNLFDGAERIELDEVREVLGLREDVPVLECDARERSSVRDVLGALMDRVLGVRGASRRGVVMVR, from the coding sequence ATGTCCGGGCGCTCTGACAGGATCGTCCCGCTCGCCGTGAAGGTCGTGGTGAGCGGGGGGCTCGGGGTCGGCAAGACCACGTTCATCGGGGCGATTTCGGAGATCGAGCCGCTGGACACGGAGGCTGCGATCACGCAGGTCTCCGTGGGTGTGGACTCGCTCGAAGGGGTCGAGTCGAAGACGACCACGACCGTTGCGCTGGACTTCGGGCGGATCACTCTCGATCCGACGATCGCGCTGTATCTGTTCGGCACGCCCGGGCAGGGGCGGTTCTCCTTCATGTGGGAGGAGCTGGCGGAAGGGGCCCTGGGGACGGTGGTCCTCGCGGACACCCGGCGGATCGAGGACTGCTTTCCGGCTGTTGACTACTTCGAAGCCCGGGGTGTGCCTTTCGTGCTCGCCGTGAATCTGTTTGACGGGGCCGAGCGCATCGAACTCGACGAGGTCCGGGAGGTGTTGGGGCTGCGTGAGGATGTGCCGGTACTCGAGTGCGATGCGCGGGAGCGGTCCTCCGTGCGGGATGTTCTTGGGGCGTTGATGGATCGGGTCCTGGGTGTTCGGGGTGCGTCCAGGAGAGGCGTGGTGATGGTGCGTTAG
- a CDS encoding acyl-CoA dehydrogenase family protein: MSASSKLPPFDPADPLGIDDLLEPEDLAVRDTVRAWATDRVLPFVADWYEKGELPQIRELARELGGIGALGMSLTGYGCAGASAVQYGLACLELEAADSGIRSLVSVQGSLAMYAIHRFGSEEQKQTWLPRMAAGEVIGCFGLTEPDHGSDPAAMRTYAKRDGGDWILNGRKMWITNGSVAGVAVVWAQTDDGIRGFVVPTGSAGFSAPEIKHKWSLRASVTSELVLDDVRLPADAVLPEVVGLKGPLSCLSHARYGIVWGAMGAARSCFEAAVDYAKSREQFGRPIGGFQLTQAKLADMAVELHKGILLAHHLGRRMDAGRLRPEQVSFGKLNNVREAIEICRTSRTILGANGISLEYPVMRHATNLESVLTYEGTVEMHQLVLGKALTGLDAFR, translated from the coding sequence ATGTCCGCGTCCTCGAAGTTGCCCCCCTTCGATCCCGCCGACCCGCTCGGGATCGACGACCTGCTGGAACCGGAGGACCTGGCCGTCCGCGACACGGTGCGGGCCTGGGCCACGGACCGTGTGCTGCCGTTCGTGGCCGACTGGTACGAGAAGGGGGAGCTGCCACAGATCAGGGAACTCGCCCGTGAGCTCGGCGGCATCGGCGCCCTCGGCATGTCGCTCACCGGATACGGGTGCGCGGGGGCGAGCGCCGTGCAGTACGGGCTCGCCTGCCTGGAGCTGGAGGCCGCCGACTCCGGGATCCGGTCCCTGGTCTCGGTGCAGGGATCGCTCGCGATGTACGCGATCCACCGGTTCGGGAGCGAGGAGCAGAAGCAGACCTGGCTGCCGCGCATGGCCGCCGGTGAGGTCATCGGCTGCTTCGGGCTGACCGAACCCGACCACGGCTCCGACCCCGCCGCGATGCGGACGTACGCCAAGCGGGACGGCGGTGACTGGATTCTCAACGGACGGAAGATGTGGATCACCAACGGCTCCGTCGCCGGGGTCGCGGTGGTCTGGGCGCAGACCGACGACGGGATCCGCGGGTTCGTCGTGCCCACCGGGAGCGCCGGGTTCTCCGCGCCCGAGATCAAGCACAAGTGGTCGCTGCGGGCCAGCGTCACGAGCGAACTCGTCCTCGACGACGTGCGGCTGCCCGCCGACGCCGTCCTGCCCGAGGTCGTCGGCCTCAAGGGCCCTCTCAGCTGTCTCTCGCACGCCCGTTACGGCATCGTCTGGGGAGCGATGGGCGCGGCACGCAGCTGTTTCGAGGCCGCCGTCGACTACGCGAAGTCGAGGGAGCAGTTCGGGCGGCCCATCGGGGGGTTCCAGCTCACCCAGGCCAAACTCGCCGACATGGCGGTCGAACTGCACAAGGGGATTCTGCTCGCCCACCATCTGGGGCGGCGCATGGACGCCGGCCGCCTGCGTCCCGAGCAGGTCAGCTTCGGCAAGCTCAACAACGTACGAGAGGCGATCGAGATCTGCCGTACGTCACGCACGATCCTCGGCGCCAACGGGATCTCGCTCGAATACCCCGTCATGCGGCATGCGACCAACCTCGAGTCGGTGCTGACGTACGAAGGCACCGTCGAGATGCACCAGCTCGTACTGGGCAAGGCGCTCACCGGACTCGACGCCTTTCGGTGA
- a CDS encoding cell division protein SepF, which produces MGSVRKASAWLGLVDDNDDERYYDDDYSEGTEQPGEAWVTDPRVKVASEAAEERDRRIGTVTPDSFRDARAIGELFREGVPVIVNLTAMEAGDAKRVVDFAAGLIFGLRGSIDRVSNRVFLLTPADTEIVSGEPAARRADGFFNQS; this is translated from the coding sequence ATGGGATCGGTACGCAAGGCAAGTGCCTGGCTTGGCCTCGTCGACGACAACGATGACGAGCGTTACTACGACGACGACTACTCCGAAGGGACCGAGCAGCCCGGGGAGGCCTGGGTCACGGACCCGCGGGTCAAGGTGGCCTCGGAAGCCGCGGAGGAAAGGGACCGCCGCATCGGCACGGTGACCCCGGACAGCTTCCGGGACGCCCGCGCCATCGGCGAGCTGTTCCGCGAGGGCGTGCCGGTCATCGTGAACCTCACCGCCATGGAGGCGGGCGACGCCAAGCGCGTCGTCGACTTCGCGGCCGGGCTCATCTTCGGCCTGCGCGGTTCGATCGACCGCGTGTCCAACCGCGTTTTCCTGCTCACTCCGGCCGACACGGAGATCGTGAGCGGGGAACCGGCCGCGCGCCGTGCGGACGGTTTCTTCAACCAGAGCTGA